The Oscillospiraceae bacterium genome includes the window CGAAGCTACTTTAGTGGATGACTTAGGTGCCGACTCTTTGGATGTGGTGGAATTGGTAATGGCATTTTCTGATGAATTCGGAATCGACATTCCCGATGATGCAGCTGAAAAAATCAGCACCGTGTCCGACGTGGTAAATTACTTAAAAGAAAATGCGTAATTTACGCCAAAATATAGTAAAAAAGACTGC containing:
- a CDS encoding acyl carrier protein; its protein translation is MFDKVKDIIVEQLGIDEDKVTPEATLVDDLGADSLDVVELVMAFSDEFGIDIPDDAAEKISTVSDVVNYLKENA